Proteins from one Geomonas agri genomic window:
- a CDS encoding Lnb N-terminal periplasmic domain-containing protein, protein MNMTLLRRVLPLLLLLISPSLPVTAADLTVPVAALPAADLRYRDQLIGEAQARRLWEQRPWQILLHYKTTFTGGTVSRISDANFFLAPTGRTDPAAELSATLSAFFQPDAPDGEHPICRFPARLAWLSEELAIDPARLPTPMCSEQQEQIRTIDARSAVLVFPVGHINSPASMFGHTLIRIDGSSKSNLISYAVNYAADANDANGFLYAFKGLTGLYKGYYSLMPYYQKVKEYSDLEHRDMWEYRLKLSREEVNKLLQHALELQRIASDYYFLDENCSYNLLFLIEAARPTLHLSDRTGLIVHPTNTIEIAKESGILEPAVYRPSQGARIVKVASLLDDHGQQAALELSLGKRAPASLDVVAMTDQAKREVLDLAAELVQLRLARKELEQDDYSRLYLKILAQRSALGTGNETAYAVTPPEPPDAGHHTSKVGLGGGVRRGDWYAAIHLQPEFHGLLDPDQSYLRGAQIKFFDTRVDYVPETGRPRLHTLHLLDILSTAPRDRIFKPLSWKVAAGWDTEVMENGRDSLIFRVNSGGGVARRSPLSGIVYGFAEVDVDGGRHLRGTVAVAPGISLGWLEQVREWWKVSLEASAFWYVVGDERISLKATLAQNFRLAQHQSLTLSMSFGDVSGHTFPDHNLLWNYYF, encoded by the coding sequence ATGAACATGACCCTGCTGCGCCGCGTCCTCCCCCTCCTGCTGCTGCTCATTTCCCCCAGCCTCCCCGTGACGGCTGCCGACCTCACTGTCCCAGTTGCCGCCCTCCCGGCGGCCGACCTCCGCTACCGTGACCAACTGATCGGAGAAGCCCAAGCCAGGCGCCTCTGGGAGCAGCGCCCCTGGCAGATCCTGCTGCACTACAAGACGACCTTCACCGGCGGCACCGTAAGCCGTATCTCCGACGCCAACTTTTTCCTCGCTCCGACCGGCAGGACCGACCCCGCCGCCGAGCTGTCCGCTACGCTGTCCGCGTTTTTCCAGCCAGACGCGCCGGACGGGGAACATCCCATCTGCCGCTTTCCCGCGCGCCTGGCGTGGCTCAGCGAGGAACTCGCCATCGACCCGGCCCGGCTCCCGACACCGATGTGCTCGGAGCAGCAGGAACAGATCAGGACCATCGATGCGCGCTCGGCCGTGCTGGTGTTCCCGGTGGGGCACATCAACAGCCCCGCCTCCATGTTCGGCCACACCCTGATCAGAATCGACGGCTCCAGCAAGAGTAACCTCATCTCCTATGCCGTGAATTACGCGGCCGACGCCAACGACGCCAACGGCTTTCTCTATGCGTTCAAGGGGCTCACCGGGCTGTACAAGGGGTACTACTCCCTGATGCCGTACTACCAGAAGGTTAAGGAGTACAGCGACCTGGAACACCGGGACATGTGGGAGTACCGCCTGAAGCTTTCCCGGGAGGAGGTGAACAAGCTGCTGCAGCACGCCCTGGAACTGCAGCGGATCGCCTCCGACTACTATTTCCTGGACGAGAACTGCTCGTACAACCTGCTGTTTCTGATTGAGGCTGCCCGCCCCACGTTGCACCTCTCCGACCGCACCGGGCTTATTGTTCACCCCACCAACACTATCGAGATCGCCAAAGAGAGCGGCATCCTGGAACCGGCGGTCTATCGCCCGTCTCAGGGTGCACGCATCGTGAAGGTCGCGTCGCTGCTCGACGACCATGGACAGCAGGCCGCCCTGGAACTGTCCCTGGGAAAGCGCGCCCCGGCAAGCCTCGATGTGGTGGCCATGACGGATCAGGCCAAGAGAGAGGTACTGGACCTCGCTGCGGAGCTGGTGCAGTTACGTCTTGCCCGCAAGGAGTTGGAGCAGGATGATTACTCCAGGCTCTACCTGAAGATCCTGGCCCAGCGCAGTGCACTCGGGACGGGGAACGAAACCGCCTACGCCGTCACGCCCCCTGAGCCCCCTGATGCCGGGCATCACACCTCCAAGGTCGGGCTGGGTGGAGGCGTGCGCCGGGGAGACTGGTACGCGGCTATCCATCTGCAGCCTGAATTCCACGGACTGCTCGATCCGGATCAAAGCTACCTCAGGGGGGCACAGATCAAGTTCTTCGATACCCGAGTCGACTACGTGCCGGAAACGGGACGCCCGCGGCTGCATACCCTGCACCTCTTGGACATCCTCTCCACCGCCCCCCGCGACCGCATCTTCAAGCCGTTATCGTGGAAGGTTGCCGCCGGCTGGGACACCGAGGTCATGGAGAACGGCAGGGACTCTCTCATCTTCAGGGTGAACAGCGGCGGGGGCGTCGCCCGCAGGTCCCCCCTGTCAGGGATCGTGTACGGTTTCGCCGAGGTTGACGTCGATGGCGGTAGGCACTTGCGCGGCACCGTGGCAGTGGCGCCCGGGATCAGCCTGGGATGGCTTGAGCAGGTAAGGGAGTGGTGGAAGGTGAGCCTTGAAGCATCCGCCTTTTGGTACGTCGTTGGAGACGAGCGTATATCTCTCAAGGCTACGCTGGCACAGAATTTCCGACTGGCACAGCATCAGAGCCTGACCCTTAGCATGAGCTTCGGTGATGTCTCAGGTCATACTTTTCCTGATCACAACTTGCTATGGAACTACTATTTTTGA
- a CDS encoding DUF3015 family protein — protein sequence MKKLMLAFALTLLITGSAFAAGQAHTNTGCGLGTMLWENKADGSILFEILQSTTNGTSGTQTFGITSGTSECTKPGKIVQNEKLNQFVRANMDNLAKDIAMGKGETLDTFVEMMGVPSPQSDAYKAKLQANFGKIFTSDKIVMAEVIDNVVTVTNN from the coding sequence ATGAAAAAGCTGATGTTGGCATTCGCACTGACTCTTTTGATCACCGGTTCCGCCTTTGCTGCTGGCCAGGCACACACCAACACCGGGTGCGGCCTCGGCACGATGCTGTGGGAGAACAAGGCCGATGGCTCGATCCTGTTCGAGATCCTGCAATCGACCACCAACGGCACCTCGGGCACCCAGACCTTCGGCATCACCTCGGGTACCTCCGAGTGCACCAAGCCCGGTAAAATCGTGCAGAACGAGAAGCTGAACCAGTTCGTCCGTGCCAACATGGACAACCTGGCCAAGGACATCGCCATGGGCAAAGGCGAAACCCTGGACACCTTCGTCGAGATGATGGGGGTTCCCTCCCCCCAGAGCGACGCCTACAAGGCGAAGCTGCAGGCCAACTTCGGCAAGATCTTCACATCCGACAAGATCGTGATGGCCGAAGTCATCGACAACGTCGTGACGGTAACCAACAACTGA
- a CDS encoding methyl-accepting chemotaxis protein: protein MFQNLKIRTKLLLMIAVPVLGMVLFSIYNAKKDYAALQGLVQTQKLTALAVQVGELSHQIQKERGYTSGYLNAKGSKFREELAGQRAKVDHEIDAVAAFLEKNEASVAVVKQSLQAAGSAIGKLKETRAGIDTLQVTGAQAYTFYTGLINSYIDVVAAVATTSGKREVMRQATAYYSFVKAKEETGKERATLNAVLAADVLDQEKLQRTMTILAAQQDYLDLFRKFASPQAVAAYEEKVKAPVFGKVEEIRGTVLSKGLSGHFGVPAESWFPVITEKIDTMKQVEDVLTTEILSTASGLAHDARLTLILSLVLAGAASLGTCLIGAFISLGITRPLKRMLGMLKDIAEGEGDLTRRLEVGRKDELGEVSTWFNRFIDNVHGIVSQLSRNTGQLSVSCQQLSATAVQIATAAEEVAAQSGTVATASEEMSATSNDISSNCSQAAESSNRASDTARGGAQVVQQTLVGMQKIAERVKESAQTVQNLGTRSDEIGAIVGTIEDIADQTNLLALNAAIEAARAGEQGRGFAVVADEVRALAERTTRATKEIGAMIKAIQSDTNGAVGSMKLGVQEVESGMESSRRSGAALDDIMNAINELTSQIHQIATAAEQQTAVTGEITANIGTITDVVSETAGGAHETAKAATHMSGLAAELQQIVGRFKLA from the coding sequence ATGTTTCAGAATCTAAAAATCCGCACCAAGCTCTTGCTGATGATCGCCGTCCCGGTGCTCGGGATGGTCTTGTTTTCTATTTACAACGCCAAGAAGGACTACGCGGCCCTGCAGGGGCTGGTCCAGACTCAGAAATTGACCGCTCTCGCGGTTCAGGTGGGCGAGCTGTCGCACCAGATCCAGAAAGAGCGCGGTTACACCTCCGGCTACCTCAACGCCAAGGGCAGCAAGTTCCGCGAGGAGCTGGCAGGGCAGCGCGCCAAGGTTGACCACGAGATCGATGCCGTTGCAGCCTTCCTTGAGAAGAACGAGGCGTCGGTGGCAGTGGTGAAGCAAAGCCTTCAGGCCGCAGGCAGTGCCATCGGCAAGCTCAAGGAGACCCGCGCCGGCATCGACACCCTCCAGGTCACCGGCGCCCAGGCCTACACCTTCTACACAGGTCTGATCAACTCGTACATCGATGTCGTGGCCGCTGTGGCCACCACCAGCGGCAAGCGTGAGGTGATGCGCCAGGCCACCGCCTACTACAGCTTCGTAAAAGCCAAGGAAGAAACCGGGAAGGAGCGTGCCACCCTGAACGCGGTGCTGGCAGCGGACGTACTGGACCAAGAGAAGCTGCAGCGCACCATGACTATCCTCGCGGCTCAGCAGGACTACCTGGACCTGTTCCGCAAGTTTGCGTCCCCGCAGGCGGTAGCCGCCTACGAGGAGAAAGTGAAAGCTCCGGTATTCGGCAAAGTCGAGGAGATCAGGGGCACTGTGCTCTCCAAGGGACTCTCCGGCCACTTCGGGGTCCCGGCGGAGAGCTGGTTCCCGGTGATCACTGAAAAGATCGACACCATGAAGCAGGTCGAGGACGTACTAACCACGGAGATTCTGTCAACGGCCAGCGGGCTCGCCCACGACGCGCGGCTGACCCTGATCCTCAGCCTGGTCCTGGCGGGCGCAGCCAGCCTCGGTACCTGCCTGATCGGCGCCTTCATCTCCCTGGGCATCACGCGGCCGCTTAAACGGATGCTCGGCATGCTCAAGGACATTGCCGAGGGCGAGGGAGACCTGACCAGGCGACTCGAAGTCGGCCGCAAGGACGAGTTGGGCGAGGTAAGCACCTGGTTCAACCGCTTCATCGACAACGTGCACGGCATCGTCTCCCAGCTGTCACGAAACACCGGCCAGCTTTCAGTCTCGTGCCAGCAACTGAGCGCCACAGCTGTGCAGATCGCGACCGCTGCCGAAGAAGTGGCGGCACAGTCCGGAACGGTGGCGACTGCCAGCGAAGAGATGAGTGCCACATCCAACGACATCTCGAGCAATTGCTCCCAGGCCGCTGAGTCCTCCAACCGTGCCAGCGACACCGCCCGCGGCGGCGCGCAGGTGGTGCAGCAGACCTTGGTCGGGATGCAGAAGATAGCCGAGCGGGTGAAAGAATCGGCACAGACGGTCCAGAACCTGGGCACCCGCTCGGACGAGATCGGCGCTATCGTGGGGACCATCGAGGACATCGCCGACCAGACTAACCTCCTCGCCCTCAACGCGGCGATAGAGGCGGCCCGGGCCGGCGAGCAGGGCCGGGGCTTCGCGGTGGTAGCAGACGAGGTCCGGGCCCTTGCCGAGCGGACCACGCGGGCGACCAAGGAGATCGGCGCGATGATCAAAGCGATCCAGAGCGACACCAACGGCGCCGTGGGGAGCATGAAACTCGGGGTGCAGGAAGTCGAATCCGGCATGGAAAGCTCGCGTCGCTCCGGTGCAGCGCTGGACGACATCATGAACGCCATCAACGAACTCACCTCACAAATCCACCAGATCGCCACCGCGGCCGAACAGCAGACTGCCGTGACCGGCGAGATCACGGCCAACATCGGCACCATAACCGACGTCGTTTCCGAGACGGCAGGAGGCGCCCACGAGACGGCCAAGGCAGCAACACACATGTCAGGCCTCGCCGCCGAACTGCAACAGATCGTGGGGCGCTTCAAACTCGCATAG